The Acetivibrio saccincola genome window below encodes:
- the flhB gene encoding flagellar biosynthesis protein FlhB — translation MKKRYYFISQLIKLKKIKPILVPVNLQLFADSGEKTEKATPRKRKKVREEGQVLQSREITSAILLLCMFITLRVFGGYIYEGILEIFKVFFSQWQGVEDIYSIRGMVKLYSQVSLMFIKIILPVLAVALITGLVAGYSQVGFLFTTKTLQIKLNRLNPLNGLKRIFSTRSLTELIKAIFKIVVVGAIGFSYLKGEVSSILKTMDMDVVSIAAYIGVTATNVAIRMCIVLLALGVLDYGYQWWEYEKNIRMTKQELKEEYKQTEGNPEIKSKIKQKQRQISLRRMMQSIPEADVVITNPTHYAVAIKYDIKISDAPVVLAKGQNYMALRIKEKAKENGIEIVENKPLARTLYNTVEVGEKIPPDLYQAVAEVLAFVYGLKSGKKGG, via the coding sequence ATGAAAAAAAGATATTACTTTATATCACAGTTAATTAAATTAAAAAAAATAAAACCAATATTAGTACCTGTAAATCTCCAGCTTTTTGCAGATAGTGGTGAAAAAACTGAAAAAGCCACACCCAGAAAGCGTAAAAAAGTAAGGGAAGAGGGACAGGTACTTCAAAGCAGGGAAATAACGTCGGCGATACTTTTGCTTTGTATGTTTATTACACTAAGGGTTTTTGGAGGTTATATCTATGAAGGAATTTTAGAGATATTTAAAGTTTTCTTTTCCCAGTGGCAAGGTGTTGAAGACATTTATTCCATAAGGGGAATGGTTAAGCTATATTCACAGGTTAGTTTGATGTTTATAAAAATAATACTCCCGGTACTTGCTGTAGCGCTAATTACAGGACTTGTGGCAGGATATTCACAGGTAGGGTTTTTGTTTACAACCAAAACTTTGCAGATTAAACTAAACAGGCTTAATCCATTAAACGGGCTTAAAAGGATTTTTTCGACAAGATCTTTGACAGAGCTGATAAAGGCAATTTTTAAAATAGTAGTGGTGGGAGCAATAGGTTTTTCCTACCTTAAAGGTGAAGTTTCCAGCATATTAAAAACCATGGATATGGATGTGGTAAGTATAGCTGCTTACATAGGGGTTACCGCTACAAATGTTGCAATAAGAATGTGCATAGTCCTCCTTGCCCTGGGAGTTTTGGATTATGGATACCAGTGGTGGGAATATGAAAAAAACATCAGGATGACAAAACAGGAATTAAAAGAGGAGTATAAACAGACGGAGGGTAATCCTGAAATTAAATCAAAGATAAAGCAAAAGCAAAGGCAAATTTCTTTAAGGAGAATGATGCAGAGTATACCTGAGGCAGATGTTGTTATAACAAACCCTACTCATTATGCGGTTGCCATAAAGTACGACATAAAAATTTCAGATGCCCCTGTTGTTTTGGCAAAGGGGCAGAATTACATGGCTTTAAGGATAAAAGAAAAAGCTAAAGAAAACGGGATAGAAATTGTTGAAAATAAACCTTTGGCAAGAACCCTTTATAATACCGTTGAAGTGGGGGAAAAAATACCCCCGGACCTCTATCAGGCTGTTGCCGAAGTACTGGCCTTTGTATATGGATTAAAAAGTGGTAAGAAAGGAGGGTAA
- the fliR gene encoding flagellar biosynthetic protein FliR codes for MFIPQGVLLNGIEIFLLIFVRMTGLFVIAPIFSRRNVPVYLKIGFSFMLALMLVTSLKIEDELYYSNIFEYFLLVLKEFLVGITLGYVSYAIFTAIHLAGQLIDMKVGFGIVNVVDPLSNIQVPITSTFYFIFCMLIFLICNGHHVLIRALFYSYDFVPLGKALFSEEVINDVIRVFGNIFIISFKISGPVVAAVLISDVALGIVSKTVPQLNVFMVGMPLKIFLGLSVMVLTMPIFVSLLEYLIKGMDREMYNFLESMTPK; via the coding sequence TTGTTTATACCACAAGGAGTTTTATTAAACGGCATAGAAATATTTTTGTTAATCTTCGTAAGAATGACCGGGCTTTTTGTAATAGCTCCCATTTTTAGCAGGAGAAACGTTCCTGTTTACCTTAAAATAGGTTTTTCATTTATGTTAGCCCTGATGCTTGTTACTTCCCTAAAAATTGAGGATGAGCTGTATTATTCAAATATTTTTGAGTATTTTCTTCTGGTACTAAAGGAATTTTTGGTAGGAATTACTTTAGGATATGTATCATATGCGATATTTACTGCAATTCATTTAGCAGGCCAGCTTATTGACATGAAAGTAGGGTTTGGGATTGTAAATGTTGTGGATCCTTTAAGCAATATCCAGGTACCCATTACGTCAACTTTTTATTTCATATTTTGCATGTTAATTTTTCTTATATGTAACGGGCACCATGTTTTAATCAGAGCACTTTTTTACAGCTACGATTTTGTTCCCTTAGGAAAGGCTTTATTTAGTGAAGAAGTAATTAATGACGTTATAAGAGTTTTTGGAAATATTTTTATTATATCATTTAAAATCAGCGGACCTGTTGTTGCTGCAGTATTGATTTCAGATGTTGCCTTAGGTATTGTTTCAAAAACTGTACCCCAGCTTAATGTATTTATGGTTGGAATGCCTTTAAAGATTTTCTTAGGATTATCAGTTATGGTGCTTACCATGCCCATTTTTGTATCCCTTTTGGAATACTTGATAAAAGGGATGGATAGAGAAATGTACAACTTTTTAGAAAGTATGACTCCAAAATGA
- the fliQ gene encoding flagellar biosynthesis protein FliQ yields MDQGMVIDLAQKALLTVIYVAAPMLGMSLIVGLAVSIFQATTQIQEQTLTFVPKILAVLGGIAIFGSWMLKVLTEFTQGIYANINQFIK; encoded by the coding sequence GTGGATCAGGGTATGGTAATAGATTTGGCGCAAAAGGCTCTTTTGACGGTGATATATGTGGCAGCACCTATGCTGGGAATGAGTTTGATTGTAGGTTTGGCTGTAAGTATTTTTCAGGCAACAACCCAGATTCAGGAGCAGACCCTTACATTTGTTCCTAAGATATTAGCTGTTTTAGGCGGTATTGCAATATTCGGTTCGTGGATGCTTAAAGTGTTGACTGAATTTACCCAGGGAATATATGCAAATATAAATCAGTTTATAAAGTAA
- the fliP gene encoding flagellar type III secretion system pore protein FliP (The bacterial flagellar biogenesis protein FliP forms a type III secretion system (T3SS)-type pore required for flagellar assembly.): MKIKLNYLKVIILAVLVFAIFISNVHAEPETIQFPRIGLTLDTSDDPEDVTNAVQILVLLTILALAPSILIMMTSFTRIIIVLSFLRNAMGTQQMPPNQVLIGLALFLSLFVMQPVLKDINDNALKPYANEEITQEAAIEEASKAIKGFMIKQTSKKDLGLFVSLSGMETPINEEDIPNLPLTIIIPAFLISELAIAFKIGFLIYIPFLVIDMVVSSTLMSMGMMMLPPVMISLPFKILLFIMVGGWNLITQSLINSFAT; encoded by the coding sequence ATGAAAATAAAGCTGAATTATCTTAAGGTAATAATATTGGCAGTATTAGTTTTTGCAATATTTATATCAAATGTCCATGCTGAACCGGAAACAATACAGTTTCCCAGGATAGGACTGACTTTAGATACTTCAGATGATCCTGAAGATGTGACCAATGCGGTACAAATTTTAGTGCTTCTTACCATATTGGCACTGGCACCTTCTATATTAATAATGATGACAAGCTTTACAAGGATTATAATTGTATTGTCCTTTTTGAGGAATGCAATGGGAACCCAACAAATGCCTCCAAATCAGGTTTTGATTGGGTTAGCTTTGTTTTTAAGTTTATTTGTAATGCAGCCGGTACTTAAAGACATAAATGATAATGCGTTAAAGCCCTATGCAAATGAAGAAATTACACAGGAAGCTGCAATAGAAGAAGCTTCTAAGGCAATAAAAGGTTTTATGATAAAGCAGACATCAAAAAAAGATTTAGGACTTTTTGTGTCCTTATCAGGAATGGAAACTCCCATTAATGAAGAAGATATTCCTAATTTGCCGCTTACTATAATAATTCCGGCATTTCTAATCAGTGAATTGGCAATTGCTTTTAAAATTGGTTTTTTAATATACATACCTTTTCTTGTCATTGATATGGTGGTTTCCAGTACATTAATGTCAATGGGTATGATGATGCTTCCACCGGTTATGATATCCCTGCCATTTAAAATACTGCTTTTTATAATGGTAGGCGGCTGGAATCTTATAACCCAGTCCTTAATAAACAGTTTTGCTACTTAA
- the fliO gene encoding flagellar biosynthetic protein FliO yields MESLVSGIAFVLVFGSVLFLAYIVTKYIGKKTSRIMKGKHITVIETVSLGFDNKLHLVKVADEFILISCSGKNVQMLKTIDINEEKEDIKKDNSNIVNFKDFFQKCLGNFKVKDGNEYNKNSHKNISKGNFENFNGEKIKRNLKKLKEFNLDLQSEKKTEDGDGYTNENKAELS; encoded by the coding sequence ATGGAAAGCCTTGTTAGCGGAATTGCATTTGTACTTGTCTTTGGTTCAGTACTTTTTTTGGCATATATAGTTACAAAATACATAGGAAAAAAGACAAGTCGTATTATGAAAGGGAAACACATTACTGTAATAGAAACGGTTAGTTTGGGTTTTGACAATAAACTGCATTTAGTGAAAGTAGCTGATGAGTTTATATTAATATCCTGTTCAGGTAAAAATGTTCAAATGCTAAAAACCATTGACATAAATGAGGAAAAAGAAGACATAAAAAAGGATAATTCTAATATTGTAAACTTTAAAGATTTTTTTCAAAAGTGTCTGGGTAATTTTAAAGTAAAAGATGGAAATGAATACAATAAAAATTCACATAAAAATATATCCAAGGGGAATTTTGAGAATTTTAATGGAGAAAAAATTAAAAGAAATTTAAAAAAATTAAAGGAATTTAATTTAGATTTACAGTCAGAAAAAAAGACAGAAGATGGGGATGGATATACAAATGAAAATAAAGCTGAATTATCTTAA
- a CDS encoding response regulator → MSKKILIVDDAAFMRMMIKDILTKNGYEVVGEAENGAKAIEKFKELSPDLVIMDITMPELDGIAAVKEIKKIDGDSKIIMCSAMGQQAMVIESIQAGARDFIVKPFQAERVVEAVKKVLG, encoded by the coding sequence ATGAGTAAAAAAATACTTATAGTTGATGATGCAGCTTTTATGCGGATGATGATTAAAGACATCCTGACAAAAAACGGGTATGAAGTTGTAGGAGAGGCAGAAAATGGTGCAAAAGCAATTGAAAAATTTAAAGAACTTTCACCTGATCTGGTGATTATGGATATTACAATGCCGGAATTAGACGGCATTGCAGCGGTGAAGGAAATAAAGAAAATTGATGGTGACTCAAAAATTATCATGTGTTCTGCCATGGGGCAGCAGGCAATGGTTATAGAGTCTATCCAGGCAGGGGCAAGGGACTTTATTGTTAAACCATTCCAGGCAGAAAGGGTAGTTGAAGCGGTAAAGAAGGTTTTAGGATAA
- the fliY gene encoding flagellar motor switch phosphatase FliY — MNDMLSQAEIDALLSGDTESGDLQNDQDAGKDVLTPEEIDALGEIGNISMGTSATTLHSLLGQKVSITTPTVEVVSWEDMAKQYENLYVATKVEYVKGLHGSNLMLLKERDTKIIADLMMGGDGSGVDEQEISDLHISAISEAMNQMIGSAATSMSSVFNKRIDISPPKAYSLRLDSESRDSVFEDSGNVVKVSFKMVVGEIIDSEIMQLIPIDFAKEMVANLLKTNAEEEEALRKQLSQEQHKEPQQALSEEEEYKGAQYQMPQQPQGQQYQQPQHQAYMHQSGSGSFSGGGKVHESVNVQPASFENFNEDFISFERKNISLIMDVPLEVTVELGRTKKYIREILELGPGSIIELDKLAGDPVDILVNGKVIAKGEVVVIDENFGVRITDIINPSKRI; from the coding sequence TTGAATGATATGTTATCACAAGCCGAAATTGATGCTCTGCTTAGCGGAGATACAGAATCAGGTGATTTGCAAAATGACCAGGATGCAGGGAAAGATGTGCTGACCCCTGAGGAGATAGATGCATTAGGTGAAATAGGTAACATCAGTATGGGAACATCTGCAACAACACTGCATTCACTACTTGGTCAAAAAGTTTCTATAACTACACCTACTGTTGAAGTTGTGTCATGGGAAGACATGGCTAAACAATACGAGAATTTATATGTTGCCACAAAAGTAGAATACGTTAAAGGTTTACATGGAAGTAATTTAATGCTTCTAAAGGAAAGGGACACAAAAATAATTGCCGATTTAATGATGGGCGGGGATGGCAGCGGTGTAGATGAGCAGGAAATATCAGATTTACACATAAGTGCTATTTCAGAAGCCATGAACCAAATGATAGGCTCGGCAGCTACCTCCATGTCATCTGTTTTTAATAAAAGGATAGATATTTCACCGCCTAAAGCATATTCATTAAGACTTGACTCAGAAAGTCGGGATTCGGTATTTGAAGATTCAGGTAATGTAGTTAAAGTATCTTTTAAAATGGTAGTAGGAGAAATTATAGATAGTGAAATAATGCAGCTTATACCCATTGATTTTGCCAAGGAAATGGTTGCAAACCTTTTAAAGACAAATGCTGAGGAAGAAGAAGCCCTACGGAAACAGTTATCACAAGAACAGCATAAGGAGCCACAGCAAGCGTTGTCAGAGGAGGAAGAGTATAAAGGGGCACAATACCAAATGCCACAGCAGCCCCAAGGACAGCAATACCAGCAACCGCAGCATCAGGCATATATGCATCAAAGTGGAAGTGGCAGCTTTTCAGGTGGTGGTAAGGTGCATGAATCTGTGAATGTGCAGCCGGCTAGTTTTGAAAACTTTAATGAAGATTTTATATCTTTTGAAAGAAAGAATATAAGCCTTATTATGGACGTGCCTTTAGAAGTGACAGTGGAGCTGGGCAGGACAAAAAAATATATAAGGGAAATACTAGAGCTTGGACCGGGTTCTATAATTGAATTGGATAAGCTGGCAGGTGACCCGGTGGATATTTTAGTAAACGGAAAGGTAATAGCAAAGGGTGAAGTTGTAGTAATAGATGAGAATTTTGGAGTAAGGATAACTGACATAATTAATCCTTCAAAGAGAATATAG
- the fliM gene encoding flagellar motor switch protein FliM, whose product MGDILSQSEIDELLKALNTGEIDVYEINNKKEEKKVKLYDFRRPNKFAKDHIKTLNIIHDNYARLITNFLSGYLRTLVQVEVISVEAVTYNEFNNSISNPALLAVIDFSPLPGSIILEISPSIAYALIDRILGGKGNTLEKLRDFTEVEIAIIERIIIQTVNLMREPWENVIEIKPRLEKIETNAQFAQIVSANEIIALITLGAKIGEVEGMINLCIPHMVVEPVVSKLSTRFWFSDEEKEVPKDIKENIEKKISNTKVPVKAVLGRTTISVNDFLELQSGDVIPLDTNLNNNLEVLVGELLKFYATPGVMKNKIAVKVTEVVETDGKEEV is encoded by the coding sequence TTGGGAGACATACTCTCGCAAAGCGAAATAGATGAATTGCTAAAAGCCTTAAACACCGGTGAGATAGATGTATATGAGATAAATAATAAAAAAGAGGAAAAGAAAGTTAAGTTATATGATTTTAGAAGACCAAACAAATTTGCAAAGGATCATATCAAGACTTTAAATATAATACATGATAACTATGCAAGGCTTATAACAAACTTTCTTTCCGGATATTTAAGAACTCTTGTGCAGGTTGAAGTTATTTCAGTTGAGGCGGTTACATACAATGAGTTTAATAACTCAATATCAAACCCTGCATTGCTTGCAGTTATTGATTTTTCGCCATTGCCAGGCTCGATAATATTGGAAATTTCTCCTTCAATTGCATATGCGCTTATAGACAGGATTTTAGGAGGTAAGGGGAATACCTTAGAGAAACTGAGGGATTTTACAGAAGTGGAAATTGCCATTATAGAAAGGATAATTATACAAACTGTAAATTTAATGAGAGAGCCTTGGGAAAATGTTATAGAAATAAAGCCAAGACTTGAAAAAATAGAAACTAACGCACAGTTTGCCCAGATTGTATCTGCCAATGAAATCATAGCTTTAATAACTTTAGGGGCAAAAATTGGTGAAGTAGAAGGAATGATAAATTTATGTATACCTCATATGGTTGTAGAACCTGTGGTTTCTAAATTAAGTACAAGGTTTTGGTTTTCTGATGAGGAAAAGGAAGTTCCAAAAGATATTAAAGAAAATATTGAAAAGAAAATAAGTAATACAAAAGTACCGGTTAAAGCAGTTTTAGGCAGGACTACAATTTCAGTGAATGATTTTCTTGAGCTGCAGTCAGGAGATGTAATTCCTTTGGATACTAATCTAAACAACAATTTGGAAGTATTGGTTGGTGAATTGCTGAAATTCTATGCAACCCCTGGAGTTATGAAAAACAAGATAGCTGTTAAAGTAACTGAAGTTGTAGAAACAGATGGAAAGGAGGAAGTATAA
- a CDS encoding flagellar basal body-associated FliL family protein, producing MESRGSFIILISIVAVLSLTLALLAGYVWLGQNSNPVSAKDPHNQNVRIPSEKELIKEKLFDEKTAFNLKSEDSGKASVIVVSVELSYFKKVKGIKNTTAKIEANKGKLQEIVGTYFQKLTVDDVADVEFKEKAREELTALMNEFLLSNENSKENIIYTIVFEQWFYQ from the coding sequence TTGGAAAGTAGAGGAAGTTTCATTATTCTTATTAGTATAGTTGCAGTTCTGTCGCTAACTCTTGCACTATTGGCAGGGTATGTGTGGCTTGGGCAGAATTCAAACCCTGTAAGCGCCAAAGATCCTCATAATCAAAATGTCAGGATACCTTCGGAAAAAGAACTCATAAAGGAGAAGCTTTTTGATGAAAAAACTGCCTTCAATTTAAAAAGTGAAGATTCAGGGAAGGCATCTGTTATTGTAGTGAGTGTGGAACTTTCTTACTTTAAGAAAGTCAAAGGGATAAAAAATACAACTGCTAAAATTGAAGCAAATAAAGGAAAACTTCAGGAAATTGTAGGTACATATTTTCAAAAGCTCACCGTTGATGATGTGGCAGATGTGGAGTTTAAAGAAAAAGCACGGGAAGAATTAACAGCATTAATGAATGAGTTTTTATTATCCAATGAAAACAGCAAAGAAAATATAATATATACTATTGTTTTTGAACAATGGTTTTATCAGTAG
- a CDS encoding flagellar FlbD family protein: MINITRLDGSKFVLNCEYIETLEKTPDTVITTTNGKKIVVAESVEEIVEKVIQYKSRIISLIKQHQ, from the coding sequence ATGATTAATATAACGAGGTTAGATGGTTCTAAGTTTGTTCTAAATTGTGAATATATCGAAACTCTTGAAAAAACTCCGGATACTGTCATTACTACAACAAATGGCAAGAAAATAGTTGTTGCCGAAAGTGTTGAAGAAATTGTGGAAAAGGTAATACAGTATAAGAGCAGGATTATTTCCCTTATAAAACAACATCAATAG
- a CDS encoding flagellar hook protein FlgE — MMRSMFSGVSGLRTHQTRMDVIGNNIANVNTVAFKSGRVTFQEVFNQTLSGASAPDATTGRGGTNPMQVGLGIGIGTIDTITTRGSIERTDNPTDLSIEGDGFFIVRGGSSDTFRFTRAGNFGIDKHGNLVTGNGMNVYGWQAYEREADGTYTFDTENPIEPINLFSDSHNGNKRMIAARATTSAVFVGNLDSSYPAIDPGDRDDTNIQFMVPVTVYDSLGNDYKININFWKESVAGGETTWYWEIPSSGDLDTAASGSIRFDSKGQIIKDNEDEVFPLITIEPDESVGSEPIEIKLDFSGLTMYSGDSSVKPISVDGYSTGSLVTFNIGADGIITGIYSNGQQQPLGLIALASFENPAGLQKVGNNMYLPTTNSGDFTKAVRAGMGSVGTLNPGTLEMSNVDLSREFSDMIITQRGFQANSRIITTSDEMLQELVNLKR; from the coding sequence ATGATGAGATCCATGTTTTCAGGAGTGTCAGGGCTCCGTACCCACCAAACAAGAATGGACGTTATAGGTAACAATATTGCAAACGTAAACACAGTAGCTTTTAAGTCAGGAAGGGTTACTTTCCAGGAAGTGTTTAATCAAACCCTAAGCGGCGCCAGTGCTCCTGATGCAACCACCGGACGTGGGGGTACAAATCCTATGCAGGTAGGACTGGGTATAGGCATAGGTACTATAGATACCATAACCACAAGAGGAAGTATTGAAAGGACGGACAACCCTACAGACCTTTCCATAGAAGGAGACGGATTCTTTATAGTAAGAGGCGGAAGCAGTGATACATTCCGCTTTACCAGGGCAGGGAATTTCGGAATTGACAAGCATGGAAACCTTGTAACCGGAAACGGGATGAATGTATATGGATGGCAAGCCTATGAAAGGGAAGCAGATGGTACATATACATTTGATACAGAAAACCCTATAGAACCAATAAATCTTTTTTCTGATTCCCATAACGGCAATAAGAGAATGATTGCTGCAAGGGCTACCACCAGTGCGGTATTTGTAGGAAACCTTGACTCATCTTATCCGGCTATAGATCCTGGAGACAGGGATGATACTAATATACAGTTTATGGTTCCAGTTACTGTATACGACTCTCTGGGTAATGACTATAAAATAAATATAAATTTCTGGAAAGAAAGTGTTGCAGGAGGAGAAACAACTTGGTACTGGGAAATACCTTCTAGTGGAGACTTAGATACTGCGGCTAGCGGAAGTATAAGGTTTGACAGCAAAGGTCAAATTATCAAAGATAATGAAGATGAAGTTTTTCCATTAATAACAATTGAGCCGGATGAAAGTGTAGGAAGCGAACCTATAGAAATTAAACTTGATTTTTCAGGGCTTACAATGTATTCAGGAGACAGCTCTGTAAAGCCTATAAGTGTTGACGGATACTCAACAGGATCATTGGTTACTTTCAATATAGGCGCTGATGGAATAATAACTGGAATTTACAGCAATGGCCAGCAGCAGCCTTTAGGTTTAATTGCACTGGCATCCTTTGAAAACCCGGCAGGGTTACAAAAAGTTGGAAACAACATGTATCTTCCAACCACCAACTCAGGTGATTTTACCAAAGCTGTAAGGGCAGGTATGGGAAGTGTAGGAACTTTGAATCCGGGAACTTTAGAAATGTCAAATGTTGACCTCTCTAGAGAGTTTAGTGATATGATTATAACTCAAAGAGGATTCCAGGCAAACAGCAGAATTATAACCACATCAGATGAAATGCTTCAGGAATTGGTTAACTTAAAACGATAG
- a CDS encoding TIGR02530 family flagellar biosynthesis protein, translating into MIINNNYYANVGRISRQNKADLPKRPESRQIGSFEEILKSKTEEKLNVTFSKHAKERLESREIKLTDAQKEKISKAIEKARNKGVRDSLVLMDNMAFVVSVKNNVVITAVNNEELKENVFTNIDGAVIV; encoded by the coding sequence ATGATTATAAACAATAATTATTATGCCAATGTGGGAAGAATATCCCGTCAAAATAAAGCTGACCTTCCAAAAAGACCTGAGAGCCGGCAGATTGGAAGTTTTGAAGAGATACTTAAAAGCAAGACAGAAGAAAAGCTTAATGTGACATTTTCAAAACATGCAAAAGAAAGGCTTGAAAGCAGGGAAATTAAACTTACCGACGCACAAAAGGAAAAAATATCAAAGGCCATCGAAAAAGCCAGAAACAAAGGAGTAAGGGATTCACTTGTATTGATGGATAATATGGCATTTGTGGTAAGTGTAAAAAACAATGTAGTTATAACCGCCGTAAACAATGAAGAGCTTAAGGAAAATGTATTTACCAATATTGACGGTGCAGTAATAGTATAA
- a CDS encoding flagellar hook capping FlgD N-terminal domain-containing protein produces MAVNGVSHQKTIQDIINATENKAKERNTGNGLGKDDFLRLLITQLTHQDPMNPVDDKEFIAQMAQFSALEQMQNMSSDFSQIKAFSMIGKTVTASVINKGTNAKELVHGIVESVTIENGKSVLSVNGKDVPVDSIISVEDESITYNYEDISKYAGLIGHKVEGILYDSSTSDMIGVAGVLKEIQRGIYENYGVLDGVSVNVAAINTEHPSTDPDFRTNYLNSNIGQKVNLIISDGKGTEVPVTGILNCFNVEDSGRITAVLDGVQISVDSIYKIKERPDSINEDTAGEGGEAG; encoded by the coding sequence ATGGCTGTAAATGGTGTATCACATCAAAAAACCATACAGGATATTATAAATGCAACAGAGAATAAGGCTAAAGAAAGAAATACCGGAAACGGCCTTGGAAAAGATGATTTTTTAAGGCTGTTAATTACCCAGCTTACCCATCAGGACCCTATGAATCCTGTGGACGACAAGGAATTTATCGCCCAAATGGCTCAGTTTAGTGCATTAGAGCAAATGCAGAATATGAGCAGTGATTTTTCTCAAATAAAAGCTTTCAGCATGATTGGAAAAACTGTGACTGCTTCTGTAATCAATAAAGGGACAAATGCGAAAGAGCTGGTACATGGTATAGTTGAAAGCGTAACTATAGAAAACGGCAAGTCGGTTTTAAGTGTTAACGGAAAAGATGTACCGGTTGACAGTATTATTTCCGTTGAAGATGAAAGTATAACATACAATTATGAAGACATATCAAAATATGCAGGTCTTATAGGTCACAAAGTTGAGGGTATTTTATACGACAGTTCCACATCTGACATGATTGGGGTGGCCGGTGTTCTAAAAGAAATTCAAAGAGGAATATATGAAAACTACGGAGTTTTAGACGGAGTATCTGTAAATGTTGCAGCTATAAACACTGAGCATCCGTCAACTGACCCGGATTTTAGGACAAATTATTTAAACAGCAATATAGGACAAAAAGTAAATTTAATTATTTCTGACGGCAAAGGTACTGAAGTTCCTGTCACAGGAATTTTAAACTGCTTTAACGTGGAAGACAGCGGTAGGATAACAGCAGTTTTAGACGGAGTGCAAATATCAGTTGACAGCATTTACAAAATAAAAGAAAGACCGGACAGCATAAATGAAGATACAGCCGGTGAGGGAGGGGAAGCGGGATAA